From the genome of Chania multitudinisentens RB-25, one region includes:
- a CDS encoding D-hexose-6-phosphate mutarotase, which produces MHEEIFTLPVTEQITPFISKRQQDELPILVVTHPKVRAAIALQGAHLLAWQPNGDEPVLWLSDNTPFKTGSAIRGGVPICWPWFGKAGTPSHGFARNQPWALTAHDENENGVVLTFTLQDNEQTRQHWPHAFTLIARFKLGEECEIELESHGDYQATAALHTYFQIGDITRVSIAGLGERYIDKVAHIAEAHQAGDLVFVGQTDRVYTQPTNCSLIHDPVLQRTIEVTHHHMSDVIAWNPGAALAASMADISEGGYKTMVCVETGRVTKPLVATEAQPARLAVTLRSRKNR; this is translated from the coding sequence GTGCACGAAGAAATCTTCACCCTACCCGTTACCGAACAAATCACCCCCTTTATCAGCAAGCGTCAACAGGATGAACTGCCTATCTTGGTAGTGACACACCCGAAAGTTCGTGCTGCCATTGCCTTACAGGGTGCACATTTACTGGCTTGGCAACCCAACGGAGATGAGCCTGTACTCTGGTTAAGCGACAATACCCCCTTCAAAACAGGCAGTGCAATTCGTGGCGGTGTGCCAATTTGTTGGCCATGGTTTGGTAAAGCAGGCACCCCCTCTCATGGATTCGCCCGCAATCAGCCCTGGGCGTTAACTGCCCATGATGAAAACGAAAACGGTGTCGTTCTGACATTTACCCTGCAAGATAATGAACAAACGCGTCAGCACTGGCCACACGCCTTTACGCTTATCGCCCGTTTCAAACTGGGTGAAGAATGTGAGATTGAATTAGAATCCCATGGGGATTATCAGGCTACTGCCGCACTGCATACTTATTTTCAGATCGGTGATATCACGCGCGTCAGCATCGCTGGCCTTGGTGAACGCTATATCGATAAAGTGGCACACATTGCGGAAGCTCATCAGGCCGGAGATCTGGTATTTGTTGGCCAGACCGACCGAGTTTACACTCAGCCAACCAACTGTAGTTTGATCCACGATCCCGTGCTGCAACGCACAATTGAAGTGACTCACCACCATATGAGCGATGTGATTGCCTGGAACCCGGGCGCAGCGCTTGCTGCCAGCATGGCGGATATCTCGGAAGGCGGCTATAAAACGATGGTCTGCGTGGAAACCGGGCGAGTAACAAAACCGTTGGTTGCTACGGAAGCACAACCTGCACGCCTGGCGGTGACGTTGCGCAGCCGCAAGAACCGTTAA
- a CDS encoding MipA/OmpV family protein, with protein sequence MVCAHSAQAGNWSLGAGVLVTPEPYRGHQTRVYPAPIVNYEGDNFYFRSLTAGYYLWNDQQNQLSIMGYYLPQHFKPGDSDDAQMKLLDKRRSTLMAGLAYSHNADWGTIRTALSGDMLNNSDGILGDAAYLYRFTPDNWTLVPGVGVTWSSGNQTDYYYGISGNESRRSGLDSYTPGNSWAPYAELTANYRFNQNWNAFVTGRYIRLSSEVKDSPMIDKSYTGILLSGVSYNF encoded by the coding sequence ATGGTTTGCGCGCACAGCGCCCAAGCAGGAAACTGGTCACTTGGTGCGGGCGTGTTGGTGACACCAGAGCCGTATCGTGGTCACCAAACTCGTGTTTACCCAGCCCCTATTGTTAACTACGAAGGTGATAACTTCTATTTTCGTAGCTTGACGGCGGGTTACTATCTGTGGAATGACCAACAGAATCAACTGAGCATTATGGGGTATTACCTGCCGCAACATTTTAAACCCGGCGATAGCGATGATGCGCAGATGAAGCTGTTAGACAAGCGCCGTAGCACGTTGATGGCGGGGTTAGCGTATTCGCATAATGCAGACTGGGGGACAATCCGTACCGCATTGTCTGGCGATATGCTGAATAACAGCGATGGGATATTGGGCGATGCTGCATACCTTTACCGCTTTACCCCTGATAACTGGACGTTAGTGCCGGGTGTTGGTGTTACCTGGAGCAGCGGGAATCAAACAGATTATTACTATGGTATCAGTGGGAACGAATCCCGCCGTAGTGGCCTGGATAGCTATACGCCAGGAAATAGCTGGGCGCCTTATGCTGAACTGACAGCAAATTATAGATTTAACCAAAATTGGAATGCGTTTGTGACGGGCCGTTATATCCGTTTGTCTAGCGAAGTGAAGGACAGCCCGATGATCGATAAATCCTATACGGGGATTTTACTGAGCGGTGTAAGTTACAACTTCTGA